The following are encoded together in the Thalassolituus oleivorans MIL-1 genome:
- a CDS encoding CheR family methyltransferase, with amino-acid sequence MNQPLRTIGLSTVPELDDHQFVRWQALLEERTGMCMPIQRRSFLQTSLGLRMLEVGCRDYDAYYQMLLDGPAGVMEWSVLVDRLTVQETRFFRDPDALALVEEYLQTHAPGLQQSGQTVGLWSVGCSSGEEAYSLSMLAERLLEPFGGRYAVTGTDISTIVLRKARAGVYSIRALERIPELYRDHVIAGQNAKKFQIAERLRERCCFSQVNILNLKSCPLQSQHIIYCQNVLIYFRRWRRREILDALAQRLAPGGLLVIGLGEMVDWQHPLLEQVHSSRVSAFVRKQSNSSWESARR; translated from the coding sequence ATGAATCAGCCGTTACGCACGATAGGTTTGAGCACTGTCCCTGAACTGGATGATCATCAGTTCGTTCGCTGGCAAGCATTGCTAGAAGAGCGAACTGGTATGTGCATGCCAATTCAGCGCCGTTCATTTTTGCAGACTAGCCTTGGTTTACGCATGCTCGAAGTCGGTTGTCGAGATTACGATGCGTACTATCAGATGCTGCTTGATGGTCCTGCGGGCGTCATGGAATGGAGTGTGTTGGTTGACCGTTTAACGGTACAAGAAACACGCTTCTTTCGTGATCCAGATGCTCTTGCTTTGGTTGAAGAGTACTTACAAACTCATGCACCTGGTTTGCAGCAATCGGGTCAGACCGTGGGGTTGTGGAGTGTTGGCTGTTCTTCTGGGGAAGAGGCTTACAGTTTGTCGATGCTAGCTGAGCGTTTATTAGAACCTTTTGGTGGGCGTTATGCGGTTACCGGCACGGATATCTCAACCATTGTTCTGCGGAAAGCGCGAGCTGGCGTTTATTCGATTCGTGCGTTAGAGCGGATACCAGAACTGTACCGCGATCATGTGATTGCAGGTCAAAATGCGAAAAAATTTCAGATCGCTGAACGGTTGCGAGAACGCTGCTGTTTCAGTCAGGTCAATATTCTTAATCTCAAGAGCTGTCCGCTGCAATCTCAGCACATTATCTACTGTCAAAACGTGCTGATTTACTTTCGTCGCTGGCGGCGGCGTGAAATTCTTGACGCGCTGGCTCAGCGCCTTGCTCCCGGTGGCTTATTGGTCATCGGTCTGGGGGAAATGGTGGACTGGCAACATCCGTTATTAGAACAGGTACATAGCAGCCGAGTATCGGCCTTTGTACGCAAGCAATCGAACTCGTCATGGGAGAGCGCAAGGCGATGA
- a CDS encoding chemotaxis protein CheW, producing the protein MMHPFEYLQNIEQQSRFNASALPQQVESVATWRGIGFMLAGQSYVANMAEVVEILQPPRVTRVPGVKNWVMGIANVRGRMVSVMDLAGLLNLPVKTGWRSQRVLVIEQNDHLVGLLVDAVLGMQTFPVDREAPVTDLPESLARFVERGFGRDGRVWPVLQLGEITQSPEFLHIAV; encoded by the coding sequence ATGATGCACCCGTTTGAATACCTGCAAAACATTGAACAGCAAAGCCGTTTCAATGCGTCGGCATTGCCGCAGCAGGTAGAAAGCGTTGCAACATGGCGTGGTATTGGTTTTATGCTCGCTGGGCAATCCTATGTTGCGAATATGGCGGAGGTTGTAGAAATTTTGCAGCCACCGCGCGTAACTCGGGTGCCTGGTGTTAAAAATTGGGTGATGGGTATTGCCAATGTTCGCGGACGTATGGTCTCAGTAATGGATCTGGCAGGATTACTTAATCTGCCGGTGAAAACTGGATGGCGTAGTCAGCGTGTATTGGTGATCGAGCAGAACGATCATTTAGTTGGTTTGTTAGTGGATGCTGTATTGGGGATGCAGACCTTTCCGGTTGACCGGGAAGCGCCTGTCACAGATCTGCCAGAGTCATTGGCACGGTTTGTGGAAAGAGGATTTGGCCGAGATGGTCGAGTTTGGCCGGTACTTCAATTGGGTGAAATAACTCAATCGCCGGAATTCCTGCACATCGCCGTATAA
- the pilG gene encoding twitching motility response regulator PilG produces the protein MDENFQDIKVMVIDDSKTIRRTAETLLKKVGCEVFTATDGFDALAKIADTNPDIIFVDIMMPRLDGYQTCALIKNNSKFKSTPVIMLSSKDGLFDKAKGRIVGSDEYLTKPFSKEELLGSIRQHVK, from the coding sequence ATGGACGAGAATTTTCAAGATATTAAGGTCATGGTGATCGACGACAGTAAGACGATTCGCCGCACGGCGGAGACCTTACTCAAAAAAGTCGGTTGTGAAGTATTTACAGCGACAGATGGTTTTGATGCACTGGCAAAAATTGCCGACACCAATCCAGATATTATTTTCGTCGATATTATGATGCCGCGTTTGGATGGTTATCAGACGTGTGCGTTGATTAAAAATAATTCTAAATTTAAATCTACACCAGTCATCATGCTTTCCAGTAAAGATGGTCTGTTCGATAAGGCCAAGGGACGTATCGTAGGTTCTGATGAATATTTAACCAAGCCGTTCAGTAAAGAAGAGCTGCTTGGCTCTATTCGCCAGCACGTTAAGTAA
- a CDS encoding methyl-accepting chemotaxis protein produces the protein MSGNTSSAKSTAFSNRANGILAALLVVFLGVFVGITVWVNILADRDEQYIEHAGELRVLSQELAKNAVEAAGGKEDAFGQLREARDKFATRWVYLTKGDATNNLPAAEVASMTGVQGVWETVQGNADQIIRSQEIILSLHEVAATLAETIPQLQVEYDEIVELLLDSGAPAEQVAVAQRQSWLAERIVRSVNKVLAGGEDAVMAADAFGRDASLFGRVLNGMIQGNIAMNISQVTNEEAIYALAEVAELFEFVSGSVDEILETSPELFQVREASDSIFRDSQTLLEQTSTLTETIQSNAEQRGRLQLIGYLAAFLALMSLVGMGVVSIRETRRNQEDTQRQSDQNQVAILRLLDEIADLADGDLAASATVTEDFTGAIADAINYAIDQMRSLVSAINETAVQVSSAAQETQATAMHLAEASEHQAQEIAGASAAINEMAVSIDQVSANASESSAVAERSVAIANKGAEVVQATINGMDNIREQIQETSKRIKRLGESSQEIGDIISLITDIADQTNILSLNAAIQASMAGDAGRGFAVVADEVQRLAERSAAATKQIEALVKTIQNDTNEAVISMEQTTTEVVRGARLAQDAGVALEEIETVSKNLAELIQNISNAARQQASSAGHISNTMNVIQEITSQTSAGTTATARSIGNLAEMANMLRESVAGFKLPEASDFDLGEREAL, from the coding sequence ATGAGCGGAAATACAAGTAGCGCTAAGTCAACAGCGTTCAGTAACCGGGCAAATGGTATTCTGGCGGCCCTGCTGGTGGTTTTCTTGGGGGTGTTCGTTGGTATCACCGTCTGGGTAAACATTCTGGCGGATCGTGATGAACAGTACATTGAACACGCAGGTGAATTGCGCGTACTGTCTCAGGAGTTAGCGAAAAACGCAGTGGAAGCTGCGGGCGGTAAAGAAGACGCCTTCGGTCAATTACGTGAAGCGCGTGATAAGTTTGCGACTCGCTGGGTTTATTTAACCAAGGGTGACGCGACGAATAACTTACCGGCAGCTGAAGTAGCTTCTATGACAGGCGTACAGGGTGTATGGGAAACCGTACAGGGTAACGCTGACCAAATTATTCGTTCACAAGAGATTATTCTGTCGTTGCACGAAGTTGCGGCAACACTGGCAGAAACAATTCCTCAGTTGCAGGTTGAATACGACGAGATCGTAGAATTACTACTCGATAGTGGCGCTCCGGCCGAACAGGTTGCGGTTGCTCAGCGTCAGTCTTGGTTAGCTGAACGTATTGTACGATCGGTCAACAAAGTACTGGCTGGTGGTGAAGACGCGGTAATGGCGGCGGATGCTTTCGGTCGAGATGCGTCGTTATTTGGTCGGGTATTGAACGGTATGATTCAAGGCAATATTGCCATGAACATTTCACAAGTCACCAACGAAGAAGCTATCTACGCGTTAGCGGAAGTTGCTGAGTTGTTTGAGTTCGTATCGGGTTCGGTGGATGAGATTTTGGAAACTTCGCCAGAACTATTTCAGGTGCGTGAAGCATCGGATAGCATCTTCCGCGACTCTCAAACTCTGCTAGAACAAACATCGACTTTGACTGAAACCATTCAAAGTAATGCTGAACAACGTGGTCGTTTGCAGTTGATCGGTTACTTGGCCGCTTTCTTAGCCTTGATGTCTTTAGTGGGCATGGGTGTTGTGTCTATTCGGGAAACTCGCCGCAATCAAGAAGATACGCAACGTCAGAGTGACCAAAACCAAGTTGCGATTTTGCGTCTTCTCGATGAGATCGCCGATCTTGCAGACGGTGATTTGGCTGCTTCTGCAACGGTTACCGAGGATTTCACTGGTGCGATTGCTGACGCGATCAACTACGCCATCGACCAGATGCGCTCTTTGGTATCTGCGATCAACGAAACAGCGGTACAGGTATCGTCAGCGGCACAAGAAACTCAGGCAACGGCCATGCATTTGGCTGAGGCATCTGAACACCAAGCGCAAGAAATTGCTGGTGCTTCTGCTGCGATTAACGAAATGGCGGTGTCGATTGACCAAGTATCGGCGAACGCCTCTGAATCGTCTGCGGTTGCGGAGCGGTCGGTTGCGATCGCCAACAAAGGTGCTGAAGTGGTACAAGCGACCATCAACGGCATGGATAACATCCGTGAGCAGATTCAAGAAACGTCTAAACGTATTAAACGTCTGGGTGAATCGTCACAGGAGATTGGTGACATCATCTCTTTGATTACCGATATTGCTGACCAAACCAACATTCTGTCATTGAATGCTGCTATTCAGGCTTCGATGGCTGGTGATGCCGGTCGAGGCTTCGCGGTGGTTGCGGATGAAGTTCAGCGTCTTGCGGAACGTTCAGCTGCAGCAACTAAGCAGATTGAAGCACTGGTTAAAACGATTCAGAACGATACTAACGAAGCGGTTATTTCGATGGAACAAACCACGACAGAAGTGGTGCGTGGTGCACGCCTAGCGCAGGATGCGGGTGTTGCTCTTGAAGAAATTGAAACGGTATCGAAGAACCTTGCGGAATTGATTCAAAACATCTCTAACGCAGCGCGTCAGCAGGCTTCGTCTGCGGGTCATATTTCGAATACGATGAACGTTATTCAAGAAATTACCTCGCAAACGTCTGCCGGTACTACTGCTACGGCACGTTCGATTGGTAACCTTGCTGAAATGGCGAACATGCTGCGTGAATCAGTGGCAGGCTTTAAGCTGCCAGAGGCTTCCGACTTTGACTTGGGCGAGCGAGAAGCGCTGTAA
- the pilH gene encoding twitching motility response regulator PilH, producing MARILVVDDSPTETEAFRSVLEKHGHEVLNAENGADGVAVARQEKPDVVLMDIVMPGLNGFQATRQLTRNPETKHIPVIIVTTKDQETDRVWGKRQGASGYLVKPVTEARLLSEIEAVRAVDE from the coding sequence ATGGCTCGCATTTTAGTAGTGGATGATTCTCCAACAGAGACGGAAGCATTCCGTTCCGTGCTGGAGAAGCATGGCCATGAGGTGCTGAATGCAGAAAACGGTGCCGATGGTGTGGCTGTCGCCCGTCAAGAGAAACCGGATGTGGTATTGATGGACATCGTTATGCCAGGCCTTAATGGCTTTCAAGCGACGCGTCAGTTGACCCGTAATCCGGAGACGAAACACATTCCCGTCATTATCGTGACCACCAAAGATCAAGAAACGGATCGCGTCTGGGGCAAGCGTCAGGGAGCTTCTGGCTATCTGGTTAAGCCTGTGACGGAGGCTCGACTCTTGTCTGAAATTGAAGCTGTTCGGGCGGTTGATGAATGA
- the gshB gene encoding glutathione synthase, translating to MSIKLGIVMDPIGQINFKKDTSLALLNAAQERGCELFYMEQADLSIQAGRAYGRMAPIKVAMNQDHWFDLGEYQDRLLADLDIILMRKDPPFDGEFIYSTYILERAEQEGVLVANKPQSLRDCNEKVFATAFADLMSPTIVTRRSDLLKQFHREHGDVIFKPLDGMGGSSIFRLRQDDPNVSVIIETLTNHGQQQIMAQRFIPDITAGDKRILMIDGEPVPYCLARIPADGETRGNLAAGGRGVTQPLSDSDRAIAEKIGPELKARGLYFVGLDIIGNYVTEINVTSPTCVREISRDSGIDVATQLIDALLAKR from the coding sequence ATGAGTATCAAGCTTGGCATCGTCATGGACCCTATCGGTCAAATCAACTTCAAAAAAGATACCTCCCTGGCACTATTAAATGCAGCGCAAGAACGCGGCTGCGAATTGTTTTATATGGAACAGGCCGATTTATCCATCCAAGCGGGCCGAGCATACGGACGCATGGCACCGATAAAAGTAGCGATGAACCAAGATCACTGGTTTGATCTGGGTGAATACCAAGACCGCTTACTTGCCGATCTCGACATTATTTTAATGCGCAAAGACCCACCGTTCGATGGTGAATTCATTTACAGCACCTACATTCTCGAACGCGCGGAACAAGAAGGCGTACTGGTTGCAAATAAGCCGCAAAGCCTGCGCGACTGTAACGAGAAGGTCTTTGCTACCGCCTTCGCAGATTTGATGTCGCCAACCATAGTGACGCGCCGTTCAGACCTACTAAAACAGTTTCACCGCGAGCACGGCGACGTTATTTTTAAACCGCTTGACGGTATGGGTGGCTCGTCCATTTTCCGTTTAAGACAAGACGATCCGAATGTCAGCGTCATCATAGAAACACTGACTAACCATGGTCAGCAGCAAATCATGGCACAGCGCTTTATTCCTGACATTACCGCTGGTGATAAGCGTATTCTGATGATTGATGGTGAACCAGTTCCCTACTGCTTAGCTCGCATTCCAGCCGATGGCGAAACCCGTGGTAATTTAGCGGCCGGAGGTCGTGGCGTTACTCAGCCGCTGTCTGATAGCGACCGCGCAATTGCTGAGAAAATAGGCCCTGAATTGAAAGCGCGCGGCCTGTACTTTGTAGGCTTAGATATCATAGGCAACTACGTCACTGAAATTAACGTCACAAGCCCTACCTGTGTGCGCGAAATCAGTCGTGATAGCGGCATTGATGTTGCCACTCAATTGATTGATGCTTTGTTAGCTAAACGTTAA